One segment of Asterias rubens chromosome 2, eAstRub1.3, whole genome shotgun sequence DNA contains the following:
- the LOC117304666 gene encoding 60S ribosomal protein L18a-like, producing MKAKGQLKEYHVIGRRVPTDKVRIPALYKMRIFASDHVSAKSRFWYFIKKLKKIKKTRGEIVSCRKIYETKPTKIKNFGIWLRYDSRSGSHNMYREYRDLTTAGAVTQCYRDMGARHRARASCIQIMKVETVSAKKCRRPNIKQFHNSKIKFPLPHRTQRTYRPIFTTRRPNTCFN from the exons ATGAAGGCTAAGGGACAG CTGAAGGAGTACCATGTGATTGGTCGGAGGGTGCCCACCGATAAGGTGCGCATTCCTGCCCTCTACAAGATGCGCATCTTTGCATCAGACCATGTGTCCGCCAAGTCCCGCTTTTGGTACTTCATCAAGAAACTGAAGAAAATCAAGAAGACCAGAGGGGAAATCGTCTCCTGTCGGAAG ATCTACGAGACCAAGCCAACAAAGATAAAGAATTTCGGCATCTGGCTTCGATATGACTCTAGGAGTGGATCCCACAACATGTACAGAGAGTACCGTGATCTGACCACTGCTGGGGCTGTCACACAATGCT aCCGTGACATGGGTGCTCGTCACAGAGCAAGGGCCTCCTGTATCCAGATCATGAAGGTGGAGACAGTATCTGCCAAGAAATGCAGACGTCCTAACATCAAGCAGTTCCAT aactccaAGATCAAGTTCCCACTGCCTCATCGTACACAGCGTACATACAGGCCCATCTTTACCACAAGAAGGCCCAACACCTGCTTCAACTAA